A part of Bremerella sp. JC817 genomic DNA contains:
- a CDS encoding alcohol dehydrogenase catalytic domain-containing protein has protein sequence MRAGEIGIEISHCGVCHSDLHQARDDWDNTVWPCIPGHEIVGTVTEVGEGVTRFKVGDRAGVGCMVNSCQQCDQCKMGEEQYCSGPKSCTLTYNGPNKP, from the coding sequence GTGCGTGCGGGCGAGATCGGGATCGAGATCAGCCATTGCGGCGTTTGCCATTCCGACCTCCACCAGGCGCGCGACGACTGGGACAACACCGTCTGGCCCTGCATCCCGGGCCACGAGATCGTGGGCACCGTCACCGAAGTCGGCGAAGGCGTGACCCGCTTCAAGGTCGGCGACCGGGCGGGCGTTGGCTGCATGGTCAACTCCTGCCAGCAATGCGACCAGTGCAAGATGGGCGAAGAGCAGTATTGCAGCGGCCCGAAGAGCTGCACCCTTACCTATAACGGCCCCAACAAGCCC